In Candidatus Cohnella colombiensis, one DNA window encodes the following:
- a CDS encoding UDP-glucose/GDP-mannose dehydrogenase family protein → MKVTVIGTGYVGLATGISLAYLGHQVSCVDIAWDKIMGLREGKLPIYEPGLDDLFMQARANLLFTTSYIEAIEQSEVVFITVGTPANVDGSPNLTYLFAAVDEVLTCIRAVNQPIILVNKSTVPVGTADLIAERVAESGLSDYITIASNPEFLSQGNVVSDTLYPERIVIGGNDHAWRVLSQLYEAIELQRFDAPDRTPRTHEKQVIPILCVDTRSAELAKYAANAFLAMKISFINEIANVCDRVGADVSLVASVIGKDPRIGASFLRAGIGYGGSCFPKDTKALQYIADTSGYEFKLLSAVIEVNNEQKYRVIEILRQQFDSLYGRKVAILGLTFKPGTDDLREAPSIPIVHSLLSSGCEVYVHDPIALDKARELLPATVNFMAHWSDALRDADAAILLTEWPEYVTIRADDILALMNYPLFIDGRNVMDSKEWNGIQYRGVGLRQSEHKRINSNILQSK, encoded by the coding sequence ATGAAGGTTACAGTCATTGGTACGGGATATGTCGGCTTAGCGACAGGGATCTCACTAGCTTATCTAGGTCATCAGGTAAGCTGTGTCGACATCGCTTGGGATAAAATCATGGGGCTAAGAGAAGGTAAGCTTCCCATCTATGAACCTGGGTTAGACGACTTATTCATGCAAGCAAGAGCAAATCTTTTGTTCACGACATCGTATATTGAGGCAATTGAGCAGTCGGAGGTTGTATTTATTACGGTGGGCACACCGGCTAACGTGGATGGCTCCCCAAATCTGACGTATTTATTCGCTGCAGTAGACGAAGTGCTTACATGTATTCGTGCAGTTAATCAACCGATCATTCTCGTTAACAAAAGCACTGTGCCCGTCGGAACAGCAGACTTGATCGCTGAACGAGTAGCTGAATCTGGATTATCTGATTATATTACAATCGCATCAAATCCGGAGTTTCTCAGTCAAGGTAACGTTGTGAGTGATACGTTATATCCAGAACGAATCGTGATTGGTGGTAACGATCATGCGTGGCGCGTCCTAAGTCAATTGTATGAAGCGATTGAGTTACAGCGCTTCGATGCTCCTGATCGCACACCCCGCACGCATGAAAAGCAAGTAATTCCGATACTTTGTGTTGATACAAGAAGTGCTGAGCTAGCCAAATATGCGGCTAACGCTTTTCTAGCGATGAAGATTAGCTTTATTAATGAAATTGCAAATGTATGCGACCGTGTAGGTGCCGACGTCTCGCTTGTTGCCTCTGTAATTGGTAAGGATCCGCGTATTGGCGCCTCATTCCTTAGAGCGGGAATCGGATATGGGGGGAGTTGTTTCCCTAAAGACACCAAGGCATTACAGTATATTGCAGATACGAGTGGGTACGAATTTAAGCTGCTATCTGCGGTCATCGAGGTGAACAATGAGCAGAAATATCGTGTCATTGAAATCCTCCGCCAGCAATTCGATTCTTTATACGGCAGGAAGGTGGCCATCCTCGGCCTCACCTTCAAGCCGGGTACGGATGATTTGAGAGAGGCGCCAAGTATACCGATTGTTCATTCACTATTAAGCTCAGGCTGTGAAGTATACGTGCACGATCCGATTGCATTAGACAAGGCAAGAGAGCTGTTACCTGCAACTGTAAATTTTATGGCGCATTGGTCAGATGCTCTACGAGATGCAGATGCTGCAATTCTGCTTACGGAATGGCCAGAGTATGTGACCATTCGAGCAGATGATATTCTCGCGTTGATGAATTACCCGCTGTTCATTGATGGTCGAAACGTGATGGATTCAAAGGAATGGAATGGAATTCAATATAGAGGGGTTGGCTTGAGACAAAGTGAACATAAGCGTATTAATTCCAACATATTGCAGAGTAAATGA
- a CDS encoding nucleotidyltransferase family protein: MMLITFLQALYNRSSALPIDEEEYRSLQKDIKLFAIAPQIYAVLKMQGRLQDIPAFFEQWLKETHTRVLYHNLYMKHKEEEILKALEQWQIHAIPLKGINFADRYFGHIGARVTGDIDIYIPLNRLEEAIECVKEQGYVYEITKDHHARLHLNDLTVELHWTLDKEYWSDLNSHAFWQSSENLREYQYIKQLSTPSTFYFICLHSARHQMDSIRYLLDIVQMLDRCGDEIDYEALFQQADQDKTLRRVLTVLSIVYEQFPHLQQTKPLPYPYIDSRWNYESIKNAKMGLRDWNFYRYKLHFKHLIFDSWKYTLKSIKKSY; the protein is encoded by the coding sequence ATGATGCTGATCACCTTTCTACAAGCGCTATACAATCGGAGCTCCGCGCTACCAATTGACGAAGAAGAATATCGCAGTCTTCAGAAGGATATTAAGCTGTTTGCGATTGCACCTCAAATATACGCTGTACTTAAGATGCAAGGAAGATTGCAAGATATACCCGCTTTTTTTGAGCAATGGTTGAAGGAAACGCACACTCGAGTTCTTTATCACAATCTATATATGAAGCATAAGGAAGAAGAAATTTTGAAGGCGCTTGAGCAGTGGCAGATTCATGCGATTCCACTTAAGGGCATTAATTTTGCAGATCGGTACTTTGGCCATATTGGTGCTCGAGTCACCGGCGATATTGATATCTACATCCCGCTTAATCGACTTGAAGAGGCGATCGAATGCGTCAAAGAACAAGGGTATGTATACGAGATTACAAAGGATCACCATGCGCGTTTGCATCTGAATGATCTTACTGTGGAATTGCATTGGACGTTGGATAAGGAGTATTGGTCGGATTTGAATTCGCATGCTTTCTGGCAATCTTCTGAAAACCTTCGAGAGTATCAATATATTAAGCAGCTATCAACGCCGTCTACTTTTTATTTCATTTGCCTGCATAGTGCGAGACATCAGATGGATTCGATTCGATATTTGCTAGATATTGTGCAGATGCTTGATCGCTGCGGGGATGAGATCGATTACGAAGCGTTATTCCAGCAAGCGGATCAGGACAAAACATTACGACGGGTACTGACGGTACTTTCGATCGTCTATGAGCAATTTCCACATCTTCAGCAAACTAAGCCACTTCCTTATCCGTATATTGACTCGCGCTGGAATTACGAATCGATTAAAAATGCGAAGATGGGGCTTAGAGATTGGAACTTCTATCGTTACAAGCTTCACTTCAAGCATCTCATTTTCGATTCGTGGAAATATACGTTAAAGTCGATTAAGAAGTCTTATTGA
- a CDS encoding Wzz/FepE/Etk N-terminal domain-containing protein, translating into MEFIEYLKIVYKRLWLILLIVGIATTVAAVYSEREYVPIYGATTKLIVSKTQNQDQLINTYKEIIKTPAIMNKVVQKYPELDISAKELITDVDIYALSGTQVMSIYISDYSYVRAARIVNAVSNVFQTEIPLLIDAEQIKVLNEADEFEPYPVPLNAKNNQAAIVSFVISMLFGVGVAFLLEFLDDTLKTEEDIQQMFDCSTLATIAKTKNKKYKRSTVKKQQKKAGDLSGAAYSPLNR; encoded by the coding sequence ATGGAATTTATTGAGTATTTGAAAATTGTTTACAAGCGACTGTGGCTCATTCTTTTAATTGTTGGAATTGCAACGACTGTTGCAGCGGTTTATAGCGAACGAGAGTACGTGCCTATCTACGGAGCGACAACGAAGTTGATCGTAAGCAAGACACAAAATCAAGATCAACTCATTAACACCTATAAAGAAATTATTAAAACACCTGCAATTATGAATAAAGTTGTTCAGAAGTACCCCGAACTCGACATCTCCGCCAAAGAACTGATCACTGATGTTGATATTTATGCGTTAAGTGGCACACAAGTCATGTCGATTTATATTAGCGATTATTCGTACGTGAGAGCAGCACGAATCGTCAATGCGGTATCTAATGTGTTCCAAACAGAAATTCCATTATTAATCGATGCTGAACAGATCAAGGTGCTCAATGAAGCAGATGAATTTGAACCTTATCCCGTTCCATTAAACGCTAAAAATAATCAGGCAGCCATCGTAAGCTTTGTTATTTCTATGCTTTTCGGTGTTGGAGTCGCGTTCCTGCTCGAATTCCTAGATGATACGCTGAAGACGGAAGAGGATATTCAACAGATGTTCGACTGCTCAACCTTGGCGACAATTGCGAAAACAAAAAATAAAAAATATAAGCGCAGCACCGTAAAAAAGCAGCAAAAGAAGGCAGGTGATTTGAGTGGTGCAGCCTACTCTCCACTTAATCGGTAA
- a CDS encoding sugar transferase has protein sequence MPLYSKDLELVKPELYAVRNLGSYPLRDLRAYFAVKRAFDFTASLTAIVLYLPFFLVIAILIKLEDPKGPVLFKQVRIGKNGKPFWMYKFRSMISNAEELIEDLLDQNEVKGAMFKMKDDPRVTRLGKFIRKTSIDELPQLWNVLKGDMSLVGPRPSLPKEVAQYSTYDRQRLLVTPGCTGLWQVSGRNGLSFAEMVELDLMYIQRQSIALDIRLILKTIWVMIVPKNAY, from the coding sequence ATGCCGCTTTATAGCAAGGATTTGGAATTGGTGAAGCCTGAGCTTTATGCCGTCAGAAATCTAGGTTCATATCCATTGCGTGATTTAAGAGCATACTTCGCAGTGAAGCGCGCATTCGACTTTACCGCTTCTCTGACAGCGATTGTGCTCTATTTACCTTTTTTTCTCGTTATCGCGATTTTAATAAAGCTGGAAGATCCTAAGGGACCAGTCTTATTTAAACAAGTGCGGATAGGGAAAAATGGTAAGCCTTTCTGGATGTATAAGTTTCGTTCGATGATCTCGAATGCAGAAGAGCTGATCGAAGATTTATTAGATCAGAATGAGGTAAAAGGTGCAATGTTTAAAATGAAGGACGATCCCCGGGTGACGCGCCTCGGCAAGTTCATTCGAAAGACGAGTATCGACGAACTTCCTCAGCTATGGAATGTTCTTAAAGGCGATATGAGCTTAGTTGGTCCACGTCCTTCATTGCCGAAGGAAGTGGCGCAATATAGCACTTACGATCGTCAGAGATTACTTGTAACCCCTGGATGTACAGGGTTATGGCAAGTAAGCGGGCGAAATGGACTTTCATTCGCGGAGATGGTGGAGCTAGATTTAATGTACATTCAGCGTCAAAGCATCGCCTTGGACATACGGTTAATTCTGAAAACGATATGGGTCATGATTGTTCCGAAAAATGCTTATTAA
- the galU gene encoding UTP--glucose-1-phosphate uridylyltransferase GalU: protein MKIRKAIIPAAGLGTRFLPATKAMPKEMFPIIDKPTIQYIVEEAIESGIEDIIIVTGKGKRAIEDHFDHAFELESNLEEKGKLKLLEEVLISSKVDIHYIRQKEPKGLGHAVWCARRFIGNEPFAVLLGDDIVESKEPCLKQLISQHEATGSSIIGVQQVSDQETHRYGIIDPIHSDGRLYQVSNFVEKPAPGHAPSNLAIMGRYILTPEIFQFLALHETGAGGEIQLTDAIQLLNQIQNVYAYQFQGNRYDVGDKLGYILTTLGYALKNDEFRIPLLKAMEEVLIREKIQEVIA, encoded by the coding sequence ATGAAGATTCGGAAAGCGATCATTCCCGCTGCGGGTTTAGGAACTAGATTTCTCCCTGCGACGAAGGCGATGCCGAAGGAAATGTTCCCTATCATCGACAAGCCAACGATTCAATATATCGTGGAGGAAGCCATCGAATCTGGGATTGAAGACATTATTATCGTTACAGGCAAAGGAAAGCGGGCAATCGAGGATCACTTCGATCATGCGTTTGAGCTAGAGAGTAACCTGGAAGAGAAAGGCAAGCTAAAGCTTTTGGAAGAGGTTCTAATTTCCTCGAAGGTAGATATTCATTATATTCGCCAGAAGGAACCAAAGGGATTAGGTCATGCAGTTTGGTGCGCACGACGATTCATTGGAAATGAACCTTTTGCCGTGCTACTCGGTGATGACATTGTTGAGTCCAAGGAGCCTTGCCTGAAGCAATTGATATCGCAGCACGAAGCGACAGGCTCATCTATCATCGGTGTGCAGCAAGTATCAGATCAAGAGACGCATCGCTATGGCATTATTGATCCGATTCATTCCGATGGCAGACTCTATCAAGTGAGCAATTTCGTTGAAAAGCCTGCTCCCGGGCATGCACCTTCTAATTTAGCGATTATGGGGAGATACATTTTAACTCCAGAAATTTTTCAGTTTTTAGCTCTTCATGAAACAGGTGCTGGTGGAGAAATTCAATTAACAGACGCCATTCAATTATTGAATCAAATTCAGAATGTGTATGCGTACCAATTTCAAGGTAATCGATATGATGTAGGCGACAAGCTCGGTTATATTTTGACGACGCTTGGTTATGCCCTTAAGAATGATGAGTTCCGAATTCCACTCTTGAAGGCGATGGAAGAAGTGCTCATTCGAGAGAAAATTCAGGAAGTTATTGCCTAG
- a CDS encoding glycosyltransferase family 4 protein — MKVGIIMPLGHMKGGAEIMLLHLLRANKQTEGVDYTIIFFERGPLVTAVEQLGYPVQVYETGRLRHVIAYTRAVHWLYRWIKREKIGIALSWMSKGHLYAGLAAKLAGIDAVWFQHGVAARTLMERCINAIPAAAVLCPSQISKASQLKNNPKVRTEVLHPGVDLKLFEVRSLPSQEETRTKLGLPHPSRIVGIVARLQRWKGVHVFVEAATYLKDKYPDVHFVIVGGSHPSEPDYLAQLQQQSSAAEMTDRIYFAGYQPDVPSWMQAMDIVVHSTVGIEPFGMTIIEGMALGKAVIAAAAGGPLEIVAHGENGLLVPINRATELAQAISQLLKDEEEYRKLCLEGRKRAEQFSTQRLSEGMAVILQSLRIGA; from the coding sequence ATGAAAGTAGGCATCATCATGCCTCTTGGTCACATGAAGGGTGGCGCCGAAATCATGCTGTTGCACCTGCTTCGTGCGAACAAGCAAACGGAAGGTGTTGACTATACGATCATCTTCTTTGAACGAGGGCCGCTCGTTACAGCAGTAGAACAGCTAGGCTATCCGGTTCAAGTGTATGAAACCGGTAGATTACGTCATGTGATCGCCTATACCCGAGCTGTCCATTGGTTGTACAGGTGGATCAAGCGAGAAAAGATTGGAATAGCGCTGTCATGGATGAGCAAAGGACATCTATATGCGGGTCTTGCAGCAAAACTGGCAGGTATTGATGCCGTATGGTTTCAGCATGGAGTTGCTGCACGGACATTGATGGAGCGTTGTATTAATGCCATTCCAGCAGCAGCCGTATTATGTCCGTCTCAAATTTCTAAAGCCTCACAATTGAAGAATAATCCGAAAGTGAGAACAGAAGTGCTTCATCCAGGAGTGGATCTAAAGCTGTTTGAAGTACGATCGTTACCCTCGCAAGAAGAGACACGAACGAAGTTAGGACTTCCCCATCCCTCTCGTATCGTTGGCATTGTAGCCAGGCTACAGCGTTGGAAAGGGGTTCATGTTTTTGTAGAAGCAGCAACTTATCTTAAGGATAAGTATCCAGATGTACATTTTGTCATCGTGGGTGGAAGTCACCCGTCTGAACCGGATTATTTGGCACAATTGCAACAACAATCAAGTGCTGCAGAGATGACCGATCGAATCTATTTTGCAGGTTATCAACCTGATGTACCGAGCTGGATGCAGGCAATGGATATCGTTGTACATAGCACAGTAGGAATTGAGCCATTCGGAATGACGATTATTGAAGGGATGGCGCTTGGGAAGGCAGTCATCGCTGCCGCAGCGGGAGGTCCGCTAGAAATTGTGGCGCATGGGGAAAATGGATTGCTCGTACCTATAAATCGAGCAACTGAATTAGCACAAGCGATTTCGCAGCTTCTAAAAGATGAAGAAGAGTATCGCAAGCTATGCTTGGAAGGTCGGAAGCGGGCAGAACAGTTCAGTACGCAGCGGCTGTCCGAGGGTATGGCCGTTATTTTACAATCGTTGAGAATAGGAGCTTGA
- a CDS encoding glycosyltransferase family 2 protein has translation MNISVLIPTYCRVNDLDRCLNGIYSQTIKPAEVIVVVREDDHETLQYMEGLIPSDINLKVALIAIPGVVQALNRGLQEVSGDVVAITDDDSEPYVHWLERLKLTFEQNPEVVGVGGRDWIHQDGSIIDQEADIVGKIQWFGRKIGNHHLGNGRAREVDFLKGVNCAYRTVPLQEIGFDQRLLGNGAQVHWELGIGLALKRKGWKLIYNPAIGVGHYPSQRFDEDQRNEFNRLAIRNAIHNETMIMLEHLPFFNRAIFICWALLIGTMSSPGLLQLFRVVMKRDAKAGTRFHAVMEGRFMGYKSWIKYQKLAGGPHR, from the coding sequence GTGAACATAAGCGTATTAATTCCAACATATTGCAGAGTAAATGATTTAGATCGTTGCCTGAACGGCATTTACTCCCAAACAATTAAACCTGCTGAGGTCATCGTTGTTGTAAGAGAAGACGATCATGAAACTTTGCAATATATGGAGGGGCTAATACCTTCAGATATTAACCTAAAGGTTGCATTAATTGCCATTCCAGGTGTTGTGCAAGCGTTGAATCGAGGGCTTCAGGAAGTGTCGGGTGATGTTGTTGCAATCACAGATGATGATTCTGAGCCCTATGTTCATTGGTTGGAACGACTGAAGCTTACTTTCGAACAAAATCCAGAAGTTGTTGGGGTAGGTGGACGCGATTGGATTCATCAGGATGGCTCGATCATCGATCAAGAGGCAGACATCGTTGGCAAAATACAATGGTTCGGCAGGAAGATCGGCAATCACCATCTTGGTAATGGAAGGGCAAGAGAGGTTGATTTTTTGAAAGGTGTAAATTGTGCATACCGCACTGTTCCTCTGCAAGAGATCGGATTCGATCAGCGGTTGCTAGGTAATGGTGCCCAGGTGCATTGGGAGCTTGGCATTGGACTTGCTCTCAAACGCAAGGGATGGAAGTTAATCTACAATCCTGCCATTGGAGTGGGCCACTATCCTTCCCAACGGTTTGACGAGGATCAACGTAATGAGTTTAATCGTTTGGCTATAAGAAATGCGATTCACAATGAAACGATGATTATGCTTGAACATTTGCCCTTTTTTAATAGGGCTATTTTTATTTGTTGGGCATTGCTCATTGGAACGATGAGCTCGCCAGGGCTGCTACAGCTTTTTCGAGTGGTAATGAAGAGGGATGCAAAGGCGGGTACTCGATTTCATGCAGTGATGGAAGGACGTTTCATGGGGTATAAGAGTTGGATCAAATATCAGAAATTAGCGGGAGGTCCACACAGATGA
- a CDS encoding CpsD/CapB family tyrosine-protein kinase — translation MVQPTLHLIGKASNPITNSLSGLTSESYRALKINIDFLSGHSEIRSIAVTSSIRGEGKTRTALNLAIAYAQMGKKVLLIDADFRHPGVHMLFEGEMNSGLTNILVNQSEPSEALQKTNIEHLSVLTVGTSSPNSTELLTSQRMDALIGQLQQQFEMIVFDLPPVLNFIESKVLASKCSGVVLVVEQGKVKRAIARKVKEELQSVKANLLGVALNKTKKMGMEVYYY, via the coding sequence GTGGTGCAGCCTACTCTCCACTTAATCGGTAAAGCTAGCAATCCTATTACGAATAGCTTGAGCGGTTTGACCTCTGAATCGTATCGAGCATTGAAGATTAATATTGATTTTCTATCTGGTCACAGTGAAATTCGTTCGATCGCAGTTACTTCTTCGATTCGTGGAGAAGGGAAAACTAGAACTGCTCTGAATTTAGCAATCGCTTATGCACAAATGGGAAAAAAAGTGCTGCTCATTGATGCAGACTTTCGCCACCCAGGTGTTCATATGCTGTTTGAAGGCGAGATGAATAGTGGTCTTACCAATATTCTTGTTAATCAAAGTGAGCCAAGTGAGGCGCTTCAGAAAACAAATATTGAGCATCTGTCCGTTCTTACCGTTGGGACGAGTTCGCCAAATTCAACGGAGCTGCTTACCTCTCAAAGAATGGACGCCTTGATCGGGCAGTTACAGCAGCAGTTCGAAATGATTGTATTTGATTTACCACCCGTACTGAACTTTATTGAATCCAAGGTTTTAGCGTCGAAGTGCAGTGGTGTGGTGCTCGTCGTAGAGCAAGGCAAAGTGAAGAGAGCAATTGCACGCAAAGTAAAAGAAGAGCTTCAAAGTGTCAAAGCAAATTTGTTGGGTGTGGCATTGAATAAGACGAAGAAAATGGGCATGGAAGTTTATTATTACTAG
- a CDS encoding right-handed parallel beta-helix repeat-containing protein — MVRQVWINVTESPYLAFGDGIADDTTAINNAVNSGNRTIVFPEGIYNINRNIIFPKATTLIFAYGARFRVADGVTITINSKIRAGRHPLFVGGGAAVTQTNGTTVFPQWFGANGGGAIAASGSIASGSKSLTLNLTPSYLWNDQSIIVLHAGIAVTFPVPAPPSLTIQGTTGTTTYSYVIAALDKRGGITATSVAAQIATGYSQLDYSHSVKLTFPTSLRNGWAVYGASTNPSSSRGLLALLREPTTTWADTGNGPIDNSAPPWVPTQPPTKSMNNNLITSVISGEGTTTLTLKDAATTSVTSEIIMNNDTSAFQKSYNFLDSGAGGTLDLSNGTYHLMIDSSNSRAVYFVSNVRTVSNEQAIIQTYCNFTLDNTKIFSGKNGAATNWSFEGITFDGGNRVNTNEFAYWQIISDGAGPYTNFEIKDCEFRNSNGKALYFYSGNCSNYRITGCHFHHLNSNAMGVAGTGITIDHNLIENILLATASSYGSAESIILKDSVSCDIHNNRIMNFGNISLGGSSYKQISIQSNQIDGMNSGIGIGGKCEQINVSNNEIKITSRGVNTGHAIHFEQMTLGYDLSNVNVIGNNISYDGEVDAITIAASDQNRIAAVNISENTITATNSSKNAVEIRNARELTFSGNTINSTNLSTDVGLFIYNGASIDTRWTIVGNRIPNLNMWVPSNSICSNNSVGGIRLNGNRSVVSNNELIGASGSNTWGGLLNVAGSDNVITNNVIDLANVTITSLPAITENANVTNNIILGNQIVGVGTRKDVIRHNQGSTVINNAGFNRKVIELSAPPTIGSWNVGDRIFNSTPKAGDSIGWVCVTAGMAGSTAVFKSFGTISS; from the coding sequence GTGGTGAGACAAGTTTGGATCAATGTTACCGAGTCTCCTTATCTTGCATTTGGTGATGGAATTGCCGATGATACGACTGCAATCAACAACGCAGTCAATAGTGGCAACCGAACGATCGTATTTCCAGAGGGGATTTACAACATCAATAGAAATATCATTTTCCCTAAAGCGACTACACTAATATTTGCTTATGGAGCCCGATTTAGAGTCGCAGATGGTGTAACGATTACGATAAACTCGAAAATTCGAGCAGGAAGACACCCTCTTTTTGTTGGAGGAGGGGCAGCAGTAACACAGACGAATGGGACAACCGTATTTCCTCAATGGTTCGGAGCGAATGGTGGCGGAGCAATCGCTGCATCTGGAAGCATAGCAAGTGGGTCTAAATCGTTAACGCTAAATCTTACCCCTTCATATTTATGGAACGACCAATCGATCATCGTATTACACGCTGGTATTGCCGTTACTTTTCCGGTTCCCGCACCCCCTTCATTAACGATCCAAGGTACGACCGGAACGACAACGTATAGTTATGTGATCGCAGCTTTGGATAAACGCGGGGGTATTACAGCGACCAGCGTAGCAGCTCAAATTGCAACAGGCTATTCACAACTCGATTACTCTCATTCAGTAAAGTTAACGTTTCCAACTTCTTTGCGTAATGGCTGGGCTGTATATGGCGCTAGTACAAATCCATCATCTAGTAGAGGCTTGCTCGCTTTACTTCGCGAACCAACAACAACTTGGGCGGATACGGGTAATGGCCCCATTGATAACTCCGCTCCTCCATGGGTACCTACGCAGCCACCAACAAAGTCGATGAACAACAATCTTATTACCAGTGTCATTTCAGGAGAAGGCACGACTACACTCACATTGAAAGACGCAGCCACAACATCAGTGACCTCCGAAATCATTATGAATAACGACACGAGCGCCTTTCAGAAGAGTTACAACTTTCTGGATAGTGGCGCTGGCGGAACATTAGATCTCTCCAATGGCACCTATCACCTGATGATAGATTCGAGCAACTCGCGCGCTGTCTACTTCGTGTCTAATGTGAGAACGGTATCCAACGAACAGGCAATCATCCAAACTTATTGCAACTTCACGCTGGATAATACTAAAATCTTTTCGGGGAAAAATGGAGCGGCTACAAATTGGTCATTCGAGGGGATCACGTTTGATGGGGGAAACCGTGTAAATACGAATGAATTCGCCTATTGGCAAATTATCAGCGATGGCGCAGGACCTTATACAAACTTCGAAATTAAAGATTGTGAATTTAGAAATTCTAATGGCAAGGCACTCTATTTTTATTCTGGAAATTGCTCCAACTATCGCATAACAGGTTGTCATTTCCACCATCTCAATTCCAATGCGATGGGCGTAGCAGGTACAGGAATAACAATCGACCACAATTTGATCGAGAACATTTTACTTGCAACCGCGAGCAGCTATGGAAGCGCAGAAAGCATTATCCTGAAAGATTCAGTGTCCTGCGACATTCATAACAACCGAATTATGAACTTCGGCAATATTTCACTCGGCGGAAGCAGCTACAAGCAAATTTCGATTCAATCGAATCAGATCGACGGTATGAATAGCGGGATCGGTATAGGAGGCAAATGCGAGCAAATCAATGTCTCCAATAATGAAATAAAAATTACGAGTCGCGGGGTAAACACGGGGCATGCAATCCATTTTGAACAAATGACTTTGGGCTATGATCTATCGAATGTGAACGTGATCGGCAATAATATCTCCTATGACGGAGAAGTTGACGCGATTACGATTGCCGCTAGCGACCAAAATCGTATAGCTGCAGTTAACATTTCGGAAAATACGATTACAGCAACCAACTCATCGAAGAACGCGGTCGAAATTCGCAATGCGAGAGAGCTCACGTTTTCTGGTAATACAATTAATAGTACGAATTTGAGTACAGATGTTGGATTGTTTATCTACAATGGAGCTTCCATTGATACGAGATGGACAATCGTTGGCAATCGCATTCCGAATCTGAATATGTGGGTGCCTTCCAATTCAATATGCTCGAACAATAGTGTGGGTGGAATTAGACTGAATGGCAATCGCTCAGTCGTCTCGAACAATGAATTAATCGGCGCTTCAGGAAGCAACACGTGGGGGGGATTACTGAATGTCGCAGGTAGCGACAACGTCATTACGAATAACGTCATTGACTTAGCGAATGTAACGATTACATCCTTGCCCGCAATAACTGAAAATGCGAATGTGACGAACAACATTATTCTGGGTAATCAGATCGTCGGCGTAGGCACAAGAAAAGATGTAATTCGCCACAACCAAGGCTCGACAGTCATCAACAATGCCGGATTTAATAGAAAAGTGATCGAATTGTCCGCTCCTCCAACGATCGGAAGCTGGAATGTCGGGGATCGCATCTTTAACAGCACACCCAAAGCCGGCGATTCTATCGGGTGGGTCTGTGTAACAGCTGGCATGGCGGGAAGCACAGCCGTATTCAAATCTTTCGGTACGATTAGTAGTTAG